The nucleotide window GGCGGGGGTTCGCGTAGGCGGAGGCCCGCACGGTCGCCACCCCGTTGGCCCCGGTGGTGTCGTACACGATCGTGCTGTCGAGCGCGGGGAACGACCAGGCGCTCACGGTCTCGTAGGCGTTGACCGCCGCCGTGCTGCTGTAGGCCCCGCTGGAGAAGTAGTGCACCGAGATCCCGCGATAGCGCCGGGTGCTGGCGGTGTCCTCGGGGGCGTCGTCCTTGAAGGTGTACGCGGTGGCCTGGCGCTGCTGCAGCACCGCCGTGCTCGACATCGTGCTGGTCGACGTCCGCTGCCCGCGCTTGTACTCCCGGCTGGTGCGCTTGAACGACGGCCACTTGGTCAGTGGCGACGGCACCGGGTCGTCATCGGCCTCGGCGACGGTGCGGAAGGTGGTTGCCCAATCACGAGCTGACCCGCGCGGCGGCGTTACCTACAGGAGGTGTGCTGGATACTTGTCGGGTATCCCGCAGATCCGCATGTCACCCGCTCACGCCGCCAACCCCAAGCGCTCCAGATGCTGCCGCTCCAGCGCTTCCGCTCGTTTGGCATCGTCGAATGCCTTCTCGCTGCGCGAGATGACCAGCGTCGCCACCCCGTTCCCGATGAGATTCGTGATGGCGCGCGCCTCGGACATGAACCGGTCCACCCCCAGCAGCAGCGCCAGCCCTTCCAACGGCACCACCCGCATGGCCGAGAGCGTGGACGCCAGCACGATGAACCCCGAGCCCGTCACGCCGGCCGCTCCCTTCGACGTGAGCATGAGGATGAGGAGAATCCCCACCTGCTGCCCAATCGTGAGATCGACGCGGAACACCTGGGCGATGAAGATCAGCGCCATCGACAAGTAGATCGACGTCCCGTCGAGGTTGAACGAGTAGCCGGTCGGGATCACCAGGCGCACCACCGACTTGTCGCAGCCGTAGCGCTCGAGCTTCTCCAGCATGCGGGGGAGTGCGGCCTCGCTCGATGACGTCCCCAGCACCAGGAGAATCTCCTCCTTGATGTACTTGATGAACTCCCACAGCGAGAAGCCGTACAGGCGGCAGATGACGTTGAGGACGACGAAGACGAAGAGGAACATCGTCAGGTACACGTCGAGCATCAGGCGCCCCAGCGGGAGGAGCGTCTTGAGGCCGAACGAGCCGACGGTGAAGGCCATCGCCCCAAAGGCCCCCAGCGGCGCCACGTGCATGATGATGCCGACGAGCTTGAAGAAGACCTGCGCCAAACGCTCGCAGCCGTCGGTGATGTTGCGACCGATCTCCCCCGACAGCGTGAGCGCCACACCAAACAACACGGCGAAGAAGACGACCTGCAGGATCTCTCCCTTGGCAAAGGCGTCGACCACGCTCGAGGGGACGATGTGCACGAGGAAGTCGACGAACGTCATCTGCTCCCCCGCCTGCGCGTACCGCGAGATGTCGCCCTTGGCCATCGACGAGGCGTCGAGTCCGGCCCCCGGCTTCGTCAGGTTCACCACGAGGAGCCCGATGGCCAGCGCGAAGGTGGTGACGACCTCGAAGTAGAGAAACGCCTTCCCGCCCACGCGCCCCACGTGTCGCAAGTCACCAATCGTCGCGATCCCGGCCACGATGGTGAGGAAGATGATGGGCGCAATCACCATCCGGACGAGGTTCACGAAGGTGTCGCCCAGCGGCTTGAGCGACTTGCCCACGTCCGGCCAGAGAATCCCGACCACGACTCCGAGGGCGACGGCGGTCAGGACGCGAACGGTAAGGTTGTTCCAGAGGCGGGGCACGGGCGCGGTGCGAGGGGCGGGGGAATGGAGGACGGCAGGGGTCCCAGCGAGCGCATGAGGCTACCGCACGGGGAGGGGGGGCGCTAGGAGAACACGCTCACGCGCCGCCGGTCACGATGCGTGACGCACTCCGGGGCCGGACGTCTTCTATGTACGCGCAGATACATCTCTTGCGCGCAGGCAGGTGCACCGCGGCACCCGCCTCCGTCCGAGCCCGGCCGCATGAGCGATCGCGTCCCCGCATACCAACAGACGTTCGACGCCGAGACCAGCACCGTCCTCGCCCAGGGATTCGCCGAGGCGGAGCGGCTGGTCAACGGTGTTCGCATCGCCGTGCTCGGCGTCCTGGCGATCGCCGCGACCTTCTACGCGCCCTACCTCTCCACCGGGCTGACGCTGGTCAACGTCTGCGTCCTTGCGCCAATGCTGGCGTGGGCCATTGGCCAGCACCTGTTCGCGCACCGCAGCGGCCGGGCGAGCGACGCGCTCTTCCTGGCCAACCTGGTCCTCGACATCACGGCGACGACGCTGCTGTTGCTGGGCTACGGCGTCTTCGGCGACGCGAACCTGGCCGTCAAGTCGCCGGTCTTCAGCATGTACTTCGTGGTGCTGGCCACGCGCCCCTTCACGGGCTCGCCTAACCGTGCCGTGCTCGCGGGGGTGTTGTCGGCGCTGCAATACTCGGCGCTGGTCGCCTTCCTCGTCAGCACGGGGCGATTGGCCATGCTCGGCGATCCGCTGCAGTCATCGGTGACCGCCGGGACGTCGCTGCTGGATGAGGCGTCGAAGGTGGTGATGCTGACGGTTGCCGGCG belongs to Gemmatimonadaceae bacterium and includes:
- a CDS encoding dicarboxylate/amino acid:cation symporter: MPRLWNNLTVRVLTAVALGVVVGILWPDVGKSLKPLGDTFVNLVRMVIAPIIFLTIVAGIATIGDLRHVGRVGGKAFLYFEVVTTFALAIGLLVVNLTKPGAGLDASSMAKGDISRYAQAGEQMTFVDFLVHIVPSSVVDAFAKGEILQVVFFAVLFGVALTLSGEIGRNITDGCERLAQVFFKLVGIIMHVAPLGAFGAMAFTVGSFGLKTLLPLGRLMLDVYLTMFLFVFVVLNVICRLYGFSLWEFIKYIKEEILLVLGTSSSEAALPRMLEKLERYGCDKSVVRLVIPTGYSFNLDGTSIYLSMALIFIAQVFRVDLTIGQQVGILLILMLTSKGAAGVTGSGFIVLASTLSAMRVVPLEGLALLLGVDRFMSEARAITNLIGNGVATLVISRSEKAFDDAKRAEALERQHLERLGLAA